From Pirellulales bacterium:
CGATCCGGCTGCGACGCAGGCCGCCAACATTTCCATTTCTCTTGCTGATATTGGCTTCAGCGGCCCCTGCAAGGTCCGCGACCTTTGGACCCACAAGGATCTTGGCGGCGTCACGGTCTCGATTTCCGCGACGGTCAACTCCCACGGAGCGGTTCTATACCGCGTTCAACCTGAGAACTAGACATCGGGAGACTCTACTGAAATAACTGAGGAGTTCCGGGTATCCCTTGCTCCGGCTGCCCGCGGTCGGGGATAATGCGGCCATGCAAATCGAGCCGCCGAGGGCTGATCCGCCGAAACGCAAACGCCGCTGGTTGCCGTTTACAGCAGATCCCTTGCTGCTGACCCTGCTCGCCGTCGAGGTAATTATTCTCTTGTCGGCGATATTTCGCTGGTTCGGCCGTTATGAGGACAAGGCCTGGACGGCGTGGATTGCCGTCGTCTGCGTCGCAATCGCGATAATCGTTGCTCTACTCCGCCCGATTCTTCGCGTCCGCCGTTGGTATCAATTCAGTCTGCGCTCGTTGCTGATCTTCACGCTCATTTGTTCGGTCGCATCCGCCTGGGTGACGCGCAGAATGGAACAGAAACGGCTGGAGCGGGAAGCAGTGTCGGCGATTCTCAAAGACGGCGGTGACGTGCTCCACGATTACCAAATTGAATCGTATGGATTCAACCGCTCGGCAAAACCGACGGGACCGAATTGGCTGCGAAAGTTGCTCGGCGAGAACTTCTTCAGTGAGGTGGAATCGGTGACCGTACGCGTGAGGGGCATCCCGAAGAGTGCCAGCAAAATGATGAGTCTTGATGAATTGGCACATGTCCATCGTCTGATTTTGGAAGGCACGAACGTCACCAATGCTGCGCTGATACACGTTGAAGGATTGACACAGCTTCAAACGCTGTACATGGACGGAACTGGAATCACCGACGCTGGGCTGGAACATCTAAAAGGGTTGACACGGCTCCAAAACCTGGGCCTGGGATTCGCCAACGTATCCGACGTGGGGCTGGTGAATCTCAAGAGCTTACACCAGCTTCGATACTTGCAACTAAATGGAACCCACGTCAGCGCCGAAGGATTGACCGACCTTCAAAAGGCGCTGCCGGCATGTTTCATCCGGGTTGAGCGCTCGGCGCCACGTCAATAACGTTGCCCAATTCGCAGAGATGCGAGTTCTCATCCGAGTCGAACTGGCCAGCGAAGACTGGAGGGCAGAGGGAGGCCAGGGTCGCGGCTCCCGTGGCTTGATTATCTGTTGCTCCGGCTGCCCGCGTCCGGCCGCGGCAACCGTGGGACGTTGAGAATCCCGCCCGACGATGCGATGGCCGCCGTGCCGAGCAAATTGACCCACGCCCGGCACGTGGTTACGATTGCAACTGCCGTGTTGTTGTTCGGCCTCTAGTAAACGCCGAGGGAGCAATTGAACCGATCCGCTGCCTCCAGATCATTCGGATTTTGCACCCTCGCAATTCTCGCGATAACGATGGTCGGCTCGGCGCAGGCAGGGCCAATCAGTATCGCGATGGTCACGGTCGGCGATTCGGGCAACGCGGCCGATGCTAACCTCGGTTTTGGGGCCTGGGGAGCGGTAAAATATGTCTATCAAATCGGCAAGTATGATGTGACGGCCGGCCAATACGCTGCATTTCTGAACGCCGTTGCCCCGGCTGACACATACGGCCTTTACACTTCCTACATGGCTAACGGCTTCCCAGCCGCCGGGATCATCCAGAGCGGGAATTCCGGAAGTTATTCCTATTCGGTCGTCGCGGGCCACGAAAACTTTCCGATCAACTTCATCACGTGGGGCGACGCCGCGCGGTTTTCCAATTGGTTGCAAAACGGGCAGCCGAATGGGGCGGAGGGACCGGGCACGACTGAGACCGGTGCCTACACGCTGAATGGAGCGACTTCAGTGGCCGCTCTGATGGCCGTCACACGCAATTCGGGCGCGATGTGGTTCATTCCCACCGAAGACGAATGGTACAAGGCGGCATACTATAAGGGAGGCGGCGTGAATGCGGGCTACTGGACTTATCCGACGCAGAGCGATACCGCGCCGATCAACACGCTTCCCGACACGGGCAACCACGCGAACATCTACGATTCCTCTGGCACTGGGAACGGCGGCTACACCGATCCAAACAACTTTCTGACCACTGTTGGGGCCTTTAACCTGTCGCCGGGACCATATAACACATTCGACCAAGGGGGCGACATTTTTCAATGGAATGAAACGGCAGCGTCGCCTGGGACACGCGGCCTGCGTGGCGGGTCGTTCGACACCAACTCAAGCTACTTGAGTTCCTTCCAAGGCTATTTCTTCGCCCCGACGGGCGAGAACTTCCGCCTCACCGGTTTCCGCGTGGCAAGTATTGCGAGTGTCCCTGAGTCAAGCAGCGTCATTCTTCTTGTCATCGGGATCGTCGCGCTGACCGTGGCGAGACGCCGACGGCCCCGCCGCTAAGCCTAGCGAGCCACGGCGGCCGGGATTGCGGCTGCCGCGTCCAACGGCTCAATCGACCGGCGGCCGCCGTGCCCGACCGTGCACTTGGCCGCCGGGCGACCCGTTAGGGGGCCTTTGGAATCGAGCCGTCCATTTGTGGTTGCGAGTAGCGATTGATCCGGCTTTTATTTGCGATTCTCGGCGCGCTCCGCTAAGATCATCCGTTAGGGGATTATCACGGGCCTTGGAGGACGCTGATGAATGAAAACATTCAGTTTCGGCTTTTCAGCTCGCTCGTCATCATTATCTTTCTCTCCACGACATCACGAGCCGTAACAATTTCAACCGTGCCTGTCGGCGGTCCGGGCAACGCGCCGGACTCTGCCACTGGCTATGGCGCGGTGCCGTATGCCTACCGCATCGGCACCTTCGACGTGACTTACTCGCAGTACGCCGAGTTCTTGAACGAAAAGGCTGCCACCGCTGATCCTTATGGCCTTTGGAACTCTAGCTTGGATGCGGGCAGTTCCGTGTCTCATGTTAACGACGGAGGAATAGTTCGCTCCGTTGCTGCCGGGACAATGACCTACTCGTATAGCGCGAGGTCCGGCTATGCGTTTAAGCCAGTGATCTACGTCTCTTGGTACGACGCGGTGCGGTTCGTCAACTGGCTCACCAATGGCCAAGGCAATGGCGACACCGAGAGCGGAACTTACACAATCACAAACGGCGGAAGCAATTCGGGAATTGTGACGATTCCTGATGTCTCACTGCGCGCGAATTGGGCGGCGGGAAGAGCACTGCACTGGCTTCTGCCCAGCGAAGACGAATGGTATAAAGCCGCCTATTTTAACGGCACGGCGGGCACGTATTACGTATACCCGTTCCAAAGCAACAGGCCGCCGATCCCGCTCGCCCCACCGGGAAACGCCAACTCCGGCAACTTCAGCAATGTTAGCGCCGGTCCGCCGCCCGCCTTTAATTACGATGGCCAGGGAAGCTATCTGACGAGTGTTGGTGCGTATTCGGATTCTCAAAGCCCATTCGGCTCGTTCGACATGGGCGGCGACGTGTTCCAGTGGGACGAGGCATTGATTGGGTCGAACCGCGGGCAACGTGGCGGCTATTGGAATTACCCAACCGGCTTCGCGCGATCGACTTTGCGGTTCAGCGACGCCCCCACTATTGAGAGCTACGGCGTCGGCTTCCGTGTGGCAAGCGTGGGAATCGTGCCGGAGCCGGCGACGATTGTCATGGCGGTCATCGGGTTCGTCGGGTCGTTCATCTTCAGGAATCGCGGGCTGGCCATCCCTCATCGGCATCTCAGCCAGGACGCGAGGCGTTAGCCCGCCCCCCGCATTGACGACGGTCGCTGCACAACTCAATAGATGGCATGAAGCCGCCCGTCGCACGACGCGGCGTCCTAGCGAACGACGGGGCATCCTAGCCGATCAAGGCCATCATCGCGCGGCGGATCGGTTTCGGGAGCGACGGCCATGCGGCCAGGATCGCGCTGCCGCATCCAATCGGCTCAAGCGACTCGGCGGGCCGCCGCGCCCGCGGGGAGCGCCGTGGGACTTGCAAGAGCGGTCGGGTATGATGGGGGGATGCCTGAAGAACCAAACGTCGAAATACTTAAAAACGGCACGATGCGTGTTTCGTGCGACAGCGGCAGATTTGCTTCAATCAGGCGAGCGATCTGCGATGAGATTGGCCAGTCCGAGAGTGTTGACGAAGTTACGGAAATATGCGTGACGGATACAAGCCGCTGGAAACGTTCGGAAGTCCACGGGAGATATGAAAGAGTGGCATTGGTTGGGTGCGCAGTTGCATCCTTTTTGCTCATATTCGTGTTCATCGCAGGCATCACCAAAGTCATCGAGATGTTCCGATGATTTCAAACTGGGCCAGTACCCGAATTCCCGCCAATTGGGCGCAAACCAGTTTTTAGAATCGACGGGTTCGCCAGAAATCGAGCCGACGTTGACGGCTGCCGCCGGGCGATGGGTAGATGGCATCGGGCGTCGCATCGCACGACGCGCGAAGCTACGCGATTGAGCGGCCTAGCCGATCAGCGCCATCATCGCACGACGGATCGGTTCGGGGAGCATCGGCCACGCCGCGATGATCTTGGAAAGTTCAAAATCGAACTGTAAATGAACTGTATCGGCCCCTCGGATCGCTGTTTCCTTCGAGGGTTTCAGGGGGTCGAGGTCAGATTGCAAATCCGCCACCGTGGGTCCGACTCACGGCGGGCACGTTTGTGGCCACTTTCGGTGACAGTCGATCTGCTCCCGGACGATCTGGACGCGCCGGACGATGTTTTTGCAGAACTGTCCATGGGGGCGAGTGCCCCTCTCTCCAGCGCCGATTGAGCTTCGTGGTAGCAATACCGCTCTCTCGGAGCCATCTCCTGGTCTCCGATTGTCGCTCCCCGGCCATGTAGCGGGCCTGTAAAAGATCGTCCAACGCCCGAAAGCCGTTCTCCCCCAGTCTCTTCAAACCCAAACACGAGTTCATCATGCTCCTCAAACTCAACGTCGGTCTCTCGAAGAAGCTCGGCCTGCCGGACTACTCCAGCATCGCCGCGAGCTGCCATCTCGAACTTGAACTCGATCAGGCCCTCGTCATCCGGGATCTCGCCGGCTTTCACGAGCGGGTTCGCCGCACATTCACGGCTTGCCGTCAGGCTGTCGAAGATGAGCTGGCCCAGCATCAGACTGCCGGCGGCGAAACCGCTCCGACCAATCAATCTGGCAACTCCGCCAGCCGCTCTAACGGCAACGGCACTCACCGCAAAAGCAATTGCTATCGTGCCTCCCAAAAGCAGATCGACTATGCCCATCGGCTTGCTGGCGAGATCAAGGGGATGGGGCCTGGCCGGCTCGAAACGCTGGCCACCAAGATATACCGCAAGCAGCTCGCCGATCTATCGAGCTTCGACGCCAGCGGCTTGATCGACCTGCTCAAGAGCATCAAGGCCGGCATGATCAAGCTGGGGGATGCTTTGAGTGGAGCGGCTGAACGCGCATAGACATATTGTCTCGCGATTCGCTACCAGTGCGGGACAGAATTACCGACATGGATTCTGGTGGCCGTCTGATATGAT
This genomic window contains:
- a CDS encoding SUMF1/EgtB/PvdO family nonheme iron enzyme; protein product: MVGSAQAGPISIAMVTVGDSGNAADANLGFGAWGAVKYVYQIGKYDVTAGQYAAFLNAVAPADTYGLYTSYMANGFPAAGIIQSGNSGSYSYSVVAGHENFPINFITWGDAARFSNWLQNGQPNGAEGPGTTETGAYTLNGATSVAALMAVTRNSGAMWFIPTEDEWYKAAYYKGGGVNAGYWTYPTQSDTAPINTLPDTGNHANIYDSSGTGNGGYTDPNNFLTTVGAFNLSPGPYNTFDQGGDIFQWNETAASPGTRGLRGGSFDTNSSYLSSFQGYFFAPTGENFRLTGFRVASIASVPESSSVILLVIGIVALTVARRRRPRR
- a CDS encoding SUMF1/EgtB/PvdO family nonheme iron enzyme, whose amino-acid sequence is MNENIQFRLFSSLVIIIFLSTTSRAVTISTVPVGGPGNAPDSATGYGAVPYAYRIGTFDVTYSQYAEFLNEKAATADPYGLWNSSLDAGSSVSHVNDGGIVRSVAAGTMTYSYSARSGYAFKPVIYVSWYDAVRFVNWLTNGQGNGDTESGTYTITNGGSNSGIVTIPDVSLRANWAAGRALHWLLPSEDEWYKAAYFNGTAGTYYVYPFQSNRPPIPLAPPGNANSGNFSNVSAGPPPAFNYDGQGSYLTSVGAYSDSQSPFGSFDMGGDVFQWDEALIGSNRGQRGGYWNYPTGFARSTLRFSDAPTIESYGVGFRVASVGIVPEPATIVMAVIGFVGSFIFRNRGLAIPHRHLSQDARR